In Candidatus Omnitrophota bacterium, a genomic segment contains:
- the leuS gene encoding leucine--tRNA ligase, producing MEYEFKKIEGKWQAYWQDKGTFKAVSSSRPKFYCLEMFPYPSGKIHMGHVRNYTIGDVCSRYKMMRGFSVLHPMGFDAFGQPAENAAIKNKTQPDTWTHKCIRDMEVELKKMGLSYDWSREVSTCDSSYYKWNQWIFLKMLEKGLAYKKGSAVNWCPSCATTLANEEVIDGGCWRCHVQVEQKELEQWYLKITEYKDRLLEDLAGLEHWPQRVIAMQTNWIGKSSGSEIYFRRKDNNTTIPVFTTRPDTIFGATYIVLAPEHPLVGELIKGKPQEKEVLKFIEKVSKESKIVRSSSDVKKEGFFTGSYAVNPVNNEVIPVWVADYVLMEYGTGAIMAVPTHDQRDFLFAKEHNLAMRVVIKPKDSRLRVEEMKEAYEEEGVQVNSGDFNGLTNSEGKTKIAEWMEQQGMGKVQTHWRLRDWLISRQRYWGTPIPVIYCPKCGTVPVPYADLPVELPKDAPFTGEGGSPLGKVKEFVECLCPKCSGPGRRETDTMATFFDSSWYFLRFCSPDLASEPFDKKEAGYWMPVDQYIGGIEHAILHLLYSRFFTKFFKDLGMIDFSEPFKKLLTQGMVLKDGEVMSKSRGNIVDPDSMIGKYGADTLRLFMLFAAPPETELEWDDRGLDGAFKFLNRVWRIRDNLKEKSGPGLVKAMHKAIKKVSSDMEEFKFNTAIAGLMEFVNAIYQEGSDKESFSVLVRLLCPIAPHFCEELWQGMGNSESIFRASWPEYDPKQLVEETVTMVVQVNGRVRSKLDTAVNTPPEQLKEMVLADGKLQAWICGKPIRNFIVVPNKLINIVV from the coding sequence ATGGAATACGAGTTCAAGAAAATAGAGGGCAAATGGCAGGCGTATTGGCAGGATAAAGGCACATTTAAGGCCGTGTCTTCGTCCAGGCCTAAATTTTACTGTCTGGAGATGTTCCCTTATCCTTCAGGGAAGATCCATATGGGCCATGTGCGCAATTATACTATCGGCGATGTGTGCAGCCGGTATAAGATGATGCGCGGGTTCTCGGTTCTGCACCCGATGGGGTTTGACGCCTTTGGCCAGCCCGCGGAGAACGCGGCTATCAAGAATAAAACCCAGCCGGATACCTGGACGCACAAGTGTATCCGGGATATGGAAGTCGAGCTTAAAAAGATGGGCCTTTCTTATGACTGGTCGCGGGAAGTATCTACCTGCGACAGCAGCTATTATAAATGGAACCAGTGGATCTTTTTGAAGATGCTGGAAAAAGGCTTGGCCTATAAAAAAGGATCGGCGGTCAACTGGTGTCCTTCTTGCGCCACAACTTTGGCCAATGAAGAAGTCATTGACGGCGGGTGCTGGAGATGCCATGTCCAGGTCGAGCAGAAAGAGCTGGAGCAGTGGTATTTGAAGATCACCGAATATAAAGATAGGCTGCTGGAAGACCTGGCTGGGCTTGAACATTGGCCTCAGAGAGTGATCGCCATGCAGACCAATTGGATCGGCAAAAGCTCAGGGAGCGAGATCTATTTCCGGCGCAAGGATAATAATACGACGATCCCGGTATTTACCACCAGGCCGGATACTATTTTCGGGGCGACTTATATTGTCCTGGCACCGGAACATCCTTTGGTGGGAGAATTGATCAAAGGCAAGCCGCAGGAAAAAGAGGTGCTTAAATTCATCGAAAAGGTAAGCAAAGAAAGCAAGATAGTACGTTCCTCGTCGGATGTCAAGAAAGAGGGTTTTTTTACCGGCAGCTACGCGGTAAATCCGGTTAATAACGAAGTTATCCCTGTCTGGGTAGCTGATTACGTGTTGATGGAATACGGCACCGGAGCGATCATGGCTGTGCCTACCCATGACCAGCGGGATTTCTTATTCGCCAAAGAACACAACCTGGCGATGCGCGTGGTCATCAAGCCTAAGGATTCCCGGTTGCGCGTTGAGGAAATGAAAGAGGCGTATGAGGAAGAAGGGGTCCAGGTTAATTCCGGGGATTTCAACGGATTGACCAACAGCGAAGGAAAAACAAAGATCGCCGAGTGGATGGAACAACAGGGGATGGGTAAGGTCCAGACCCATTGGCGTTTACGCGACTGGCTCATTTCCCGCCAGCGTTACTGGGGAACGCCTATCCCGGTGATCTATTGCCCGAAATGCGGGACAGTTCCGGTGCCTTACGCGGACCTGCCCGTAGAACTGCCTAAAGACGCGCCGTTCACCGGAGAGGGCGGATCTCCGTTAGGCAAGGTAAAAGAATTCGTGGAATGCCTTTGCCCGAAATGCTCGGGCCCCGGCCGCAGGGAGACCGACACAATGGCCACTTTCTTCGACTCGTCATGGTATTTTCTGCGTTTCTGCTCGCCGGATCTCGCGTCAGAGCCGTTCGATAAGAAAGAAGCGGGGTACTGGATGCCGGTAGATCAATATATCGGAGGCATCGAGCACGCTATCCTGCATTTATTATACTCGCGCTTTTTCACCAAGTTCTTTAAAGACCTGGGTATGATCGATTTTTCCGAGCCGTTCAAGAAACTGCTTACGCAGGGAATGGTCCTTAAGGACGGCGAGGTTATGTCAAAGTCCCGCGGCAATATCGTTGATCCGGATTCGATGATCGGCAAATACGGGGCGGATACTTTGCGGCTGTTCATGCTTTTCGCCGCTCCTCCGGAAACCGAATTGGAATGGGATGACCGGGGGCTGGACGGCGCGTTTAAATTCCTGAACCGGGTCTGGCGCATCCGGGACAATCTGAAAGAAAAATCCGGACCCGGGCTGGTAAAGGCGATGCATAAGGCCATCAAGAAGGTCAGCTCGGATATGGAGGAATTCAAGTTCAATACCGCCATAGCCGGGCTTATGGAGTTCGTCAACGCCATATACCAGGAAGGTTCGGATAAAGAGTCGTTTTCTGTCCTGGTCCGTTTGCTTTGTCCGATCGCCCCGCATTTCTGTGAAGAGCTTTGGCAGGGTATGGGCAACAGCGAAAGCATCTTCCGGGCTTCCTGGCCTGAATATGACCCGAAACAACTGGTGGAAGAAACAGTGACAATGGTAGTCCAGGTTAACGGCAGGGTCCGCTCAAAACTGGATACCGCTGTCAATACCCCTCCCGAACAGCTCAAAGAAATGGTCCTTGCCGATGGAAAATTGCAGGCCTGGATCTGCGGTAAGCCTATCCGTAATTTCATTGTTGTCCCCAACAAACTTATCAATATCGTAGTATAA
- a CDS encoding response regulator → MSHRLLVVDDEKDIAEPLARILTREGYQVSVAYDGEEALTRVRENDPDVILLDLMLPKLNGFEVLQQIREKYNERWRPVIIISAQQDLDTARKCYSMEADQYLTKPCSTENILRGLRTLISLIPQKDKT, encoded by the coding sequence ATGTCCCATAGATTATTGGTAGTAGACGACGAAAAAGATATCGCCGAGCCTTTGGCCAGGATATTAACCCGGGAAGGCTACCAGGTTTCAGTGGCCTATGACGGAGAAGAGGCGTTGACCCGGGTCAGGGAGAACGACCCTGATGTCATACTTCTGGACCTGATGCTGCCCAAGCTTAATGGTTTCGAGGTATTGCAGCAGATCCGGGAGAAATATAATGAGCGCTGGAGGCCGGTGATCATCATCAGCGCGCAGCAGGATCTGGATACAGCCAGGAAATGCTACAGTATGGAAGCGGATCAGTACTTGACTAAGCCCTGCAGTACGGAGAATATTCTGCGCGGGCTGAGGACGCTGATCTCGCTTATACCGCAGAAGGATAAAACTTAA
- a CDS encoding deoxyribonuclease IV, whose amino-acid sequence MLLGVHVSIAGHIYESVNRAAALGCNTMQIFSRDPQQWRKSKIATEDIEEFRARRSKYNISPVFIHVPYLINLASPYNILYQGSIRAYIEDVREAELLGADYIVTHMGSHKESGEEKGIKRITQALNKILDKTRGMKVGVLLENTSGSGSWLGYKFEHQKQIIAGIEDKSRVGICLDTCHAYAAGYDLASAEGYKKTIAELDRLVGLKLLKLVHINDTADKLGSRRDRHAHIGKGNIKLAGFKRLVNDSRLKDTAFILETPKDNDNADRINLDTVRKLKK is encoded by the coding sequence ATGCTATTAGGCGTTCACGTTTCCATTGCCGGCCATATCTATGAGTCTGTAAACCGGGCTGCCGCCCTGGGGTGCAATACTATGCAGATATTCTCCCGCGACCCCCAGCAGTGGCGTAAATCCAAGATCGCCACGGAGGACATCGAGGAGTTCCGGGCCAGGCGCAGCAAATACAATATATCGCCGGTTTTTATACACGTGCCTTATTTGATCAACCTGGCTTCTCCTTATAATATCCTTTATCAGGGCTCGATCAGGGCTTATATAGAGGATGTCCGCGAAGCTGAACTGCTCGGTGCTGACTATATAGTCACCCATATGGGCAGCCATAAGGAAAGCGGCGAAGAAAAAGGCATAAAGCGGATCACGCAGGCCTTGAATAAGATCCTGGACAAGACCCGGGGGATGAAGGTGGGCGTGCTCTTGGAGAATACCTCCGGTTCCGGATCCTGGCTGGGTTATAAATTCGAGCATCAAAAGCAGATCATCGCCGGGATCGAGGATAAAAGCAGGGTGGGGATATGCCTGGATACCTGCCATGCCTACGCCGCAGGTTATGACCTGGCCAGCGCTGAAGGTTATAAAAAGACCATCGCTGAATTGGACCGGCTGGTCGGCCTGAAACTGCTGAAGCTGGTGCATATCAATGATACCGCGGATAAACTGGGCAGCAGGCGCGACCGGCACGCGCATATCGGCAAGGGTAATATAAAATTAGCAGGTTTTAAAAGGCTGGTCAATGACAGCCGGTTGAAGGATACCGCGTTCATCCTGGAGACACCCAAGGACAACGATAATGCCGACAGGATCAATCTGGATACCGTCCGTAAATTAAAAAAATAG
- a CDS encoding arginine deiminase family protein, translating to MRMPGNNFPDSEYKRLRRVLLYQPGPEIANITDPESVLHLRRIDYPGIKKEYRKIQECFRRLSIKVFMLKPRDNPDRAGQNLFNLIYTRDLFFMSPKGAIIAKMASSVRSKEPGQVRKLLKGSGIPVIGAVKGQGTFEAADALWLNNKLVVVGVGRRTNAAGFKQVKKTLAGQGIRCISVPAPKITLHLLGSLQLIDSDLALVRADYPYMDLFDLLRNNKIKIIKVPANAEVKEKQAMNIVCVAPRKIIMPADCPRTREFYRKRKIKIAAELKLAELANGAGGLACATAVISRDIN from the coding sequence ATGCGCATGCCCGGAAATAATTTCCCGGATTCGGAATATAAGCGGCTGCGCAGGGTGCTGCTTTATCAGCCCGGTCCGGAAATAGCGAATATCACTGATCCGGAAAGCGTGTTGCATCTACGCAGGATAGATTACCCGGGGATCAAAAAAGAATACCGCAAGATCCAAGAATGTTTTCGCAGGTTAAGCATTAAGGTGTTTATGCTTAAACCGCGGGATAATCCGGATCGTGCCGGACAGAATTTATTTAATCTGATATACACCCGGGATCTTTTCTTTATGAGCCCTAAAGGCGCGATAATAGCGAAGATGGCCAGTTCCGTGAGAAGCAAGGAGCCCGGTCAGGTTAGAAAATTACTGAAAGGATCCGGCATCCCGGTGATCGGGGCGGTTAAAGGGCAAGGAACTTTTGAAGCCGCGGATGCCTTATGGCTGAATAACAAGCTGGTTGTGGTTGGCGTTGGCAGGCGGACTAATGCAGCAGGGTTTAAGCAGGTCAAAAAGACATTGGCCGGACAAGGGATACGCTGTATCAGCGTGCCCGCGCCTAAAATCACGCTGCACCTGCTGGGCAGTCTGCAGTTAATAGATTCGGATTTGGCTTTGGTCAGGGCTGATTACCCGTATATGGATCTGTTTGATCTGCTGCGGAATAATAAGATAAAGATCATAAAAGTCCCGGCTAATGCCGAGGTCAAAGAAAAACAGGCGATGAACATTGTTTGCGTTGCCCCGCGCAAGATCATTATGCCCGCTGATTGTCCGCGAACCAGGGAATTTTACCGCAAGCGCAAGATCAAAATAGCCGCGGAGCTTAAACTTGCCGAATTGGCCAACGGGGCGGGCGGCCTGGCTTGCGCTACCGCGGTAATATCCAGAGATATCAACTAA
- a CDS encoding sulfotransferase: MPDKINPADKQIKRVLDLRQRIFDKIAAKRQWLLWRDSGLADVRKAVVISSASRSGSSLLYAVLKRSSRLYSLTGEAAPFYKLNGFSSDLSLSDRIPAALGRISEKKAGLSRDLFSDLSSGSRPGSIFTDKRLLDEYIDDLALRFPLQWPQIGFSYVIFRECASRAFRRYGASSAVFKKERFYLELIRSLRRKYPGINPYYYDIRQELVRGAFPGISLPQGPPNDLVLLEEPPFILLSPRVTPSKTGLKDNILFLKSTADCYNMPFLRQLLPNADIKIIHLTRNPFGSINGLYDGWLFRGFFSHNLKRLCASGRAKVKELNIRGYSNKYDWGKWWWKYDLPEGWQGYAGKALAEVCAFQWYSANKAIRDHIKASGKRNSLQVKYENIISGRGRRLTEVENIFDFIGLDKKDIHMLGLDKLPVVQATKSPKPYRWKARARLLAPFLKDKRIGRMARSLGYDIRNTKEWF; the protein is encoded by the coding sequence ATGCCGGATAAGATAAACCCAGCGGATAAGCAGATCAAGAGGGTGTTGGATCTCAGGCAGCGGATATTTGACAAGATCGCGGCCAAGAGGCAATGGTTGTTATGGCGGGACTCCGGGCTGGCGGATGTGCGCAAGGCGGTTGTGATCAGCTCGGCTTCCCGGTCCGGTTCAAGCTTACTATACGCGGTATTGAAGAGATCATCCCGGTTATATTCTTTGACCGGCGAGGCTGCGCCGTTCTACAAGTTAAACGGGTTTTCTTCCGACCTTTCTTTATCCGATAGGATACCTGCTGCCCTGGGCCGTATATCTGAAAAGAAAGCAGGCCTTTCACGGGATCTCTTCAGCGATCTTTCTTCCGGCTCCCGCCCGGGCAGTATCTTTACTGATAAACGCTTATTGGATGAGTATATAGATGACCTGGCTTTGCGTTTCCCTTTGCAATGGCCGCAGATCGGGTTTTCCTACGTTATATTCCGGGAATGCGCATCGCGGGCTTTCCGCAGATACGGCGCGTCCAGCGCGGTTTTTAAAAAAGAGCGCTTCTATCTGGAACTGATCAGGTCGCTGAGAAGGAAATATCCGGGGATAAATCCGTATTATTATGATATCCGGCAGGAGTTGGTAAGGGGCGCTTTCCCCGGGATATCCCTGCCTCAAGGACCGCCGAATGATTTAGTATTGCTAGAAGAGCCGCCGTTTATTCTTTTATCTCCCAGGGTAACGCCCTCGAAAACCGGCCTAAAAGATAATATCCTGTTCTTAAAATCCACGGCAGATTGTTACAATATGCCTTTTTTGCGGCAGTTGCTGCCTAACGCCGATATCAAGATTATCCATTTGACCCGGAATCCTTTTGGTTCGATCAATGGTTTGTATGACGGATGGCTTTTTAGGGGGTTCTTCTCGCATAATCTTAAAAGATTGTGCGCTTCCGGCAGGGCTAAGGTGAAAGAGCTGAATATCCGGGGGTATTCTAATAAATATGATTGGGGTAAATGGTGGTGGAAATATGATCTGCCGGAAGGCTGGCAGGGGTACGCCGGAAAAGCCCTGGCAGAGGTTTGCGCTTTTCAGTGGTACAGCGCCAATAAGGCAATACGGGATCATATCAAGGCCAGCGGAAAAAGAAACAGCCTTCAGGTAAAATACGAGAATATCATCTCTGGCAGAGGCCGCAGGTTAACCGAGGTAGAAAATATATTTGATTTTATCGGGTTGGATAAAAAGGATATTCATATGCTCGGGCTGGATAAACTTCCGGTCGTTCAGGCGACCAAGAGCCCGAAGCCATACCGTTGGAAAGCCAGGGCGCGCTTGTTGGCCCCGTTCTTGAAGGATAAGCGGATCGGCCGGATGGCCCGATCCCTGGGATATGACATAAGAAATACCAAGGAGTGGTTTTAA
- a CDS encoding sulfotransferase, with amino-acid sequence MDPIFIIGTERSGTNLLRLILNSHPDIAIPHPPHILKNFFGLEQFYGDLAVDRNFRLLINDVARSVELHPYPWEIGLDRGKIFRTALDKSLISIYFAVYDQYLESTGKKRWGCKSTFMIDHVGLVRRYYPNARFIYMVRDCRDVAVSAKKTIFNRYCVYYTARLWKKEQQTGIYWLSKLPKEEIFLLRYEGLLTDPEKTIRDLCAFLDEPYVEDMLFFFTGEEAKKSSGLSSAWANTSKPILKGNFDKFKKSLKPQEVSLIETMAGEELDHFSYNLTEPFYLSESRRSGGVKFKLRYLIEETALMIKVQLAHLFRDKNAGLRLKKFWFLKFIGVMRRCRIR; translated from the coding sequence ATGGATCCGATATTCATTATAGGCACGGAACGTTCCGGGACTAACCTTCTCCGGTTGATCCTGAATTCCCATCCTGACATCGCCATACCGCATCCCCCCCATATCCTCAAGAATTTTTTTGGATTAGAGCAGTTTTACGGCGATCTTGCCGTCGACCGTAACTTTCGGCTGCTGATCAATGACGTGGCCAGGTCTGTTGAGTTGCATCCGTATCCCTGGGAGATCGGGCTGGACAGGGGAAAAATATTCCGAACAGCCCTGGATAAAAGCCTCATCAGCATATACTTCGCTGTATACGACCAATACCTGGAGAGCACCGGCAAGAAGAGATGGGGCTGTAAGAGCACTTTTATGATCGACCATGTCGGACTGGTCAGAAGATATTATCCGAACGCCAGGTTCATATATATGGTGCGTGATTGCCGGGATGTGGCGGTTTCGGCCAAGAAGACGATCTTTAACCGCTACTGCGTTTATTATACCGCCAGACTGTGGAAAAAAGAGCAGCAGACCGGCATATACTGGTTGAGTAAATTACCGAAAGAAGAAATATTCCTTCTGCGTTATGAGGGTCTCCTGACCGATCCGGAAAAGACGATCCGGGATCTGTGCGCTTTCCTTGACGAACCGTACGTTGAAGACATGCTTTTTTTCTTCACCGGCGAAGAGGCAAAAAAAAGCTCGGGGTTGAGCTCGGCCTGGGCAAATACTTCCAAGCCGATCCTAAAAGGCAATTTCGATAAATTCAAGAAAAGCCTGAAACCTCAAGAGGTATCTTTGATCGAAACTATGGCCGGGGAAGAACTCGACCATTTCTCGTATAATCTAACCGAGCCTTTTTATCTCTCGGAAAGCCGCAGGTCCGGCGGGGTCAAGTTCAAGCTGCGTTACCTGATCGAGGAGACAGCTCTTATGATAAAGGTGCAGCTGGCGCATTTGTTCCGGGACAAAAACGCCGGGTTAAGGCTTAAGAAATTTTGGTTCCTTAAATTTATCGGGGTCATGCGCAGATGCCGGATAAGATAA
- a CDS encoding class I SAM-dependent methyltransferase: MTVRSYPSQNPGNHFRKRAAKYDNSSHWVNDLTLIKKMLQLSGASKTSRVLDVAIGTGKISQVFRRKAGYVVGLDNCRQMIARAQGSADATVLSNAEKLPFKNSSFDICVCRQGLQFMHLDKVLPEMLRVLKPSGKVVLCHLTAHSQADRQLTFHVQRLRNPARKNFFLPQDVSLALKRNGFSGIKNVEYITRESVNKWIDNGAISKGAKEKIKEAYRRAPEDFKRTHNVRFAGRDIFDSMKMVIACGKK; this comes from the coding sequence TTCAGGAAAAGAGCGGCAAAATACGACAATTCCTCGCATTGGGTAAATGACCTGACCCTTATCAAAAAAATGCTTCAGTTGTCCGGGGCGTCAAAGACCTCCCGGGTTTTGGATGTGGCTATCGGCACAGGCAAGATCTCACAGGTGTTCCGCCGGAAGGCGGGTTATGTGGTAGGCCTGGATAACTGCAGGCAGATGATCGCGCGCGCGCAGGGTTCTGCCGACGCTACGGTGTTGAGCAACGCCGAGAAACTGCCTTTTAAGAACAGCAGTTTTGATATTTGCGTATGCCGCCAGGGCCTGCAATTCATGCATTTGGATAAGGTGTTGCCGGAGATGCTCAGGGTTTTAAAGCCTTCAGGCAAAGTGGTTTTATGCCATTTGACCGCGCACAGCCAAGCCGACCGCCAATTGACCTTTCATGTGCAGAGGCTGCGTAATCCCGCGCGTAAGAACTTTTTCCTGCCGCAGGATGTTTCACTTGCCCTTAAGCGGAATGGATTTTCCGGGATAAAGAACGTAGAATACATCACCCGTGAATCGGTCAATAAATGGATAGATAACGGGGCTATATCGAAAGGCGCAAAAGAAAAGATAAAAGAGGCCTACCGCCGGGCCCCGGAAGATTTTAAGAGGACCCACAATGTGCGTTTTGCCGGCAGGGACATTTTCGATTCGATGAAGATGGTTATCGCCTGCGGAAAAAAATAA